A region of Domibacillus sp. DTU_2020_1001157_1_SI_ALB_TIR_016 DNA encodes the following proteins:
- a CDS encoding ROK family glucokinase, with the protein MYEKWLVGVDLGGTTIKIAFISQHGEIIYKWEIPTNTKEKGQHIPTDIAKSIDQTLNKLNQNKSKLIGIGIGAPGPVNFRNGSIDVAVNLGWKNFHLKDLLEMETSLPVVVENDANAAAIGEMWKGAGEGAKDLLCITLGTGVGGGIISNGEIVHGINGAGGEIGHITSVAEGGAPCNCGKKGCLETIASATGIVRLAIQELSSTSIPSVLREVYNEHQTLSSKQVIEAVSQDDEIAKKVMENVTFHLGIALANLANGLNPEKIVIGGGVSKAGNILLDPLKKHFAHFAFPRALQGVELAIASLGNDAGVIGNAWLVKKS; encoded by the coding sequence ATGTATGAAAAATGGTTAGTGGGTGTTGATTTGGGAGGCACCACTATTAAAATAGCGTTTATTAGTCAACACGGTGAGATAATTTACAAATGGGAAATTCCAACAAATACAAAAGAAAAAGGTCAGCATATCCCAACCGATATAGCTAAGTCTATTGATCAAACATTAAATAAGTTGAACCAAAATAAAAGCAAATTAATTGGCATTGGCATTGGGGCGCCAGGTCCAGTTAACTTTAGAAATGGCTCCATTGATGTAGCAGTTAATTTAGGCTGGAAAAACTTTCATCTAAAAGATCTACTAGAAATGGAAACGTCCTTACCTGTCGTGGTAGAAAATGACGCTAATGCAGCGGCAATCGGAGAAATGTGGAAAGGTGCCGGTGAAGGAGCTAAGGATTTACTATGCATTACATTAGGAACAGGTGTAGGCGGTGGAATCATTTCTAACGGCGAAATTGTACATGGCATTAATGGAGCTGGTGGTGAAATTGGGCATATCACCTCTGTTGCAGAGGGCGGCGCGCCATGTAACTGTGGAAAAAAAGGATGTCTGGAGACAATAGCATCTGCTACAGGCATTGTTCGACTAGCCATCCAAGAATTGTCCTCTACCTCTATTCCGAGTGTACTAAGAGAAGTTTATAATGAGCATCAAACATTGTCTTCCAAACAAGTAATAGAGGCAGTGAGCCAAGATGATGAGATAGCGAAGAAAGTAATGGAGAACGTTACTTTTCATTTAGGAATAGCGTTAGCGAACCTTGCAAATGGGCTAAATCCTGAAAAAATTGTTATTGGCGGCGGTGTTTCAAAAGCAGGAAATATTTTATTAGATCCCTTAAAAAAGCATTTTGCCCATTTTGCCTTTCCAAGAGCATTACAAGGGGTAGAATTGGCGATTGCATCATTAGGAAATGATGCTGGTGTTATTGGGAATGCTTGGCTGGTGAAAAAAAGCTGA